One genomic window of Citrobacter sp. Marseille-Q6884 includes the following:
- the nudE gene encoding ADP compounds hydrolase NudE: protein MSKSLQKPTILKVETVAQSRLFKVESVDLEFSNGVRRVYERMRPSTREAVMIVPIVDDHLILIREYAVGTESYELGFSKGLIDPGESVFEAANRELKEEVGFGAKDLTFLKKLSMAPSYFSSKMNIVVAEDLYPESLEGDEPEPLPQVRWPLAHLMDLLEEPDFHEARNVSALFLVREWLKGQGRL, encoded by the coding sequence ATGAGCAAATCATTACAAAAGCCCACGATTTTGAAAGTGGAAACCGTCGCACAATCCCGGCTATTTAAAGTCGAAAGCGTGGACCTTGAGTTCAGCAACGGCGTACGCCGTGTCTATGAACGTATGCGACCGTCCACTCGCGAAGCGGTAATGATTGTGCCGATTGTGGATGATCACCTGATCCTGATTCGCGAATATGCGGTTGGAACAGAATCTTATGAACTGGGTTTCTCCAAAGGATTAATCGATCCCGGTGAAAGCGTGTTTGAAGCGGCAAACCGGGAACTGAAAGAAGAAGTGGGATTTGGTGCAAAGGATTTGACGTTTCTGAAGAAACTCAGCATGGCGCCATCTTATTTCTCCAGCAAGATGAACATTGTGGTGGCAGAGGATCTTTATCCTGAATCGCTGGAAGGCGATGAGCCAGAACCGTTGCCGCAGGTTCGCTGGCCGCTGGCGCATTTGATGGATCTGTTAGAAGAGCCGGATTTCCATGAAGCGCGTAACGTGAGTGCGTTGTTTCTGGTGCGCGAATGGCTGAAAGGGCAGGGGCGGCTGTAA
- the aroB gene encoding 3-dehydroquinate synthase has product MERITVTLGERSYPITIAAGLFNEPASFLPLKSGDQVMLVTNETLAPLYLDKIRGVLEQAGVNVDSVILPDGEQYKSLTVLDTVFTALLQKPHGRDTTLVALGGGVIGDLTGFAAASYQRGVRFIQVPTTLLSQVDSSVGGKTAVNHPLGKNMIGAFYQPASVVVDLDCLKTLPARELASGLAEVIKYGIILDGDFFNWLEENLDALLRLDGPAMAYCIRRCCELKAEVVAADEREMGLRALLNLGHTFGHAIEAEMGYGNWLHGEAVAAGMVMAARTSERLGQFTAADTQRIITLLERAGLPVNGPREMSTEAYLPHMLRDKKVLAGEIRLVLPLALGKSEVRGGVPHEVVLNAIADCQQA; this is encoded by the coding sequence ATGGAGAGGATCACAGTCACTCTTGGGGAACGTAGTTACCCCATCACCATCGCGGCTGGTTTGTTTAATGAACCAGCTTCATTCTTGCCGCTGAAATCGGGCGACCAGGTTATGTTGGTGACCAACGAAACTCTGGCTCCTCTTTATCTCGATAAAATTCGCGGCGTACTTGAACAGGCGGGTGTCAACGTTGATAGCGTCATCCTTCCCGATGGCGAGCAGTACAAAAGCCTGACGGTTCTGGATACGGTTTTCACGGCGTTACTGCAAAAACCGCACGGTCGCGATACCACGTTGGTTGCCCTTGGCGGCGGCGTGATTGGCGATCTTACCGGTTTTGCCGCAGCCAGCTATCAGCGTGGTGTGCGTTTTATTCAAGTCCCGACAACCCTGTTATCGCAGGTTGATTCCTCCGTTGGCGGCAAAACCGCCGTAAACCATCCCCTCGGTAAAAACATGATTGGCGCGTTTTACCAACCGGCCTCCGTGGTGGTGGATCTCGACTGTCTGAAAACGCTTCCTGCGCGTGAACTGGCATCGGGTCTGGCGGAAGTGATCAAATACGGCATTATTCTTGACGGTGACTTTTTCAACTGGCTGGAAGAAAATCTGGACGCATTATTACGTCTGGATGGTCCTGCAATGGCGTACTGTATTCGTCGTTGTTGTGAGCTGAAAGCAGAAGTTGTCGCAGCAGACGAGCGCGAAATGGGCTTACGTGCTTTACTGAATCTGGGACACACGTTTGGCCATGCGATCGAAGCTGAAATGGGTTATGGCAATTGGTTACATGGCGAAGCCGTCGCAGCAGGTATGGTAATGGCTGCTCGTACGTCAGAGCGTCTGGGGCAGTTTACTGCCGCGGACACACAGCGGATCATTACGCTGCTTGAGCGAGCAGGATTGCCGGTGAATGGGCCGCGTGAAATGTCCACTGAGGCTTATTTGCCGCACATGCTGCGTGATAAAAAAGTGTTGGCGGGAGAGATTCGTTTAGTGCTTCCGCTGGCTTTAGGGAAGAGTGAAGTACGCGGCGGAGTGCCGCATGAAGTGGTTCTTAACGCGATTGCTGATTGCCAGCAGGCGTAA
- a CDS encoding PilN domain-containing protein has translation MAAAINLLPWRQSRRSTCLRFWGALFSGSLLFIVSWALIYCATVRSVEHRVNSVLIDAEKRRADALMAIKPRLQLRQQQWQQAQQRNRQRDQTRSWQPFLETLATLLPEQAWLTKITWQQNTLELVGNTLNFTALQLLETQLRQQPFFQLGSPGETQQDAQGRWQFHYRLIRSVTHDSAL, from the coding sequence ATGGCTGCGGCAATCAACCTTCTGCCCTGGCGTCAGTCGCGGCGATCAACCTGCCTGCGGTTTTGGGGGGCGTTATTTAGCGGTTCGCTACTGTTCATTGTCAGCTGGGCGTTGATCTATTGCGCTACTGTTCGCAGCGTGGAGCACCGGGTTAATTCTGTGCTGATCGATGCTGAAAAGAGGCGTGCCGATGCGCTTATGGCAATAAAACCGCGTCTACAGTTGCGCCAGCAACAATGGCAGCAGGCGCAGCAACGTAACAGGCAACGCGACCAGACACGAAGCTGGCAACCCTTTCTGGAAACGCTGGCGACCCTGTTACCAGAGCAGGCCTGGTTAACAAAAATCACCTGGCAGCAAAATACGCTGGAGCTGGTCGGGAATACGCTGAACTTTACTGCGCTACAGCTGCTGGAAACACAATTACGCCAACAGCCATTTTTTCAGCTGGGTAGCCCGGGCGAAACGCAGCAAGATGCACAAGGTCGCTGGCAGTTTCACTACCGTCTCATACGGAGCGTTACGCATGATAGCGCTTTGTGA
- a CDS encoding DNA utilization protein HofM, whose translation MAFSIWKIGLHIQQHDVLAVAVVRGASGWYLQRWWRMPLAPQVIVDGHIREPEQLTAVLLPWSRELPLRHHIHLSFPANRTLQKRVPRPAMTLREPEQTAWLSGAMARELDMSPAALHFDYSEDTLSPAFNVTAAQSKEISTLLALVQTLKVHVTAVTPDASVLQRFIPYLPAQQQCLVWRDDVQWLWATRTAWGRKSAGDIAGINDLAATLSLTPEEIARCEPGGFDPLSAVSVRQPPIPPESHLFTIALGLALGGMY comes from the coding sequence ATGGCTTTCAGTATCTGGAAAATTGGTTTGCATATTCAGCAACATGACGTGCTGGCGGTCGCCGTCGTTCGTGGCGCCTCCGGGTGGTATCTGCAGCGCTGGTGGCGTATGCCGCTGGCGCCTCAAGTGATCGTGGATGGGCATATCCGCGAACCTGAGCAGCTTACCGCCGTACTACTGCCATGGAGTCGCGAGCTTCCTCTCAGACACCATATCCATCTCTCTTTTCCCGCCAACAGGACGTTACAAAAAAGGGTTCCACGCCCGGCAATGACGTTGCGTGAACCAGAACAAACGGCATGGTTGTCCGGGGCAATGGCTCGTGAACTGGATATGTCGCCGGCAGCGCTGCATTTTGATTATAGTGAAGACACGTTGAGTCCGGCGTTTAACGTGACGGCGGCGCAAAGCAAAGAGATTTCAACACTGCTGGCTCTGGTACAAACGCTGAAGGTACACGTGACGGCCGTTACGCCTGATGCCAGCGTGTTACAACGCTTTATTCCTTATCTGCCCGCACAACAGCAGTGCCTGGTCTGGCGGGATGACGTGCAGTGGCTATGGGCGACCCGTACGGCGTGGGGTCGCAAATCGGCAGGCGATATTGCCGGTATTAACGATCTCGCGGCAACATTATCACTGACACCAGAAGAGATTGCGCGGTGCGAGCCGGGTGGTTTTGACCCCTTAAGCGCGGTGTCAGTTCGCCAGCCCCCCATTCCTCCTGAAAGCCACCTTTTTACGATTGCTCTCGGGCTTGCCCTGGGTGGGATGTACTGA
- the hofQ gene encoding DNA uptake porin HofQ, translated as MKRWIAIVLMAVIPGALAGKVQNVTLVVDDVPVVQVLQALAEQEQKNLVVSPDVSGVVSLHLTDVPWKQAFQTVVKSAGLVLRQEGNILHVHSVRWQNENAARQESELARVQAGLPLEQRSIILQYADAAELAKAGEKLLSAKGSMTVDKRTNRLLLRDNHVALIALEKWVAQMDLPVEQVELAAHIVTINEKSLRELGVKWSLADAQQPAAVGNVTTLVSDLSVATATSRVGFNIGRINGRLLELELSALEQKQQLDIIASPRLLASHLQPASIKQGSEIPYQVSSGESGATSVEFKEAVLGMEVTPTVLRKGRIRLKLHISQNVPGQVLQQADGEVLAIDKQEIETQVEVKSGETIALGGIFSHKNKSASDRVPLLGDIPWLGYLFQHDGKEDERRELVVFITPRLVPTE; from the coding sequence ATGAAGCGATGGATAGCAATCGTGCTGATGGCCGTTATACCGGGCGCGCTGGCGGGGAAAGTGCAAAACGTGACACTGGTGGTTGATGATGTTCCTGTGGTTCAGGTATTGCAGGCACTGGCTGAACAGGAGCAGAAAAACCTGGTGGTTTCACCGGATGTCAGCGGTGTGGTGTCATTGCATTTGACGGATGTACCGTGGAAGCAGGCATTTCAGACGGTGGTGAAAAGCGCGGGTCTGGTATTGCGCCAGGAGGGAAACATCCTGCATGTGCATTCTGTTCGCTGGCAAAATGAAAATGCGGCACGGCAGGAAAGCGAGCTGGCCCGGGTTCAGGCCGGTCTCCCGCTGGAGCAACGCAGCATTATTTTGCAGTACGCAGATGCGGCAGAACTGGCAAAAGCCGGTGAGAAGTTGCTGAGTGCCAAAGGCAGCATGACGGTCGATAAACGGACCAACCGGTTACTGTTGCGTGATAACCACGTTGCGCTGATCGCGCTGGAAAAGTGGGTGGCGCAAATGGATTTGCCCGTTGAGCAGGTTGAACTGGCGGCACACATTGTCACCATTAATGAAAAAAGCCTGCGTGAGTTGGGCGTTAAGTGGTCGCTGGCTGATGCCCAACAACCTGCGGCCGTGGGGAATGTCACGACGCTCGTCAGCGATCTCTCCGTGGCGACGGCGACCTCCCGGGTCGGGTTTAATATTGGTCGTATAAATGGGCGTTTGCTCGAGCTGGAGCTGTCCGCGCTGGAACAAAAACAGCAGCTCGATATTATCGCCAGTCCACGGTTACTGGCTTCTCACCTGCAACCTGCCAGTATTAAGCAGGGCAGTGAAATCCCTTATCAGGTCTCCAGTGGTGAAAGTGGCGCGACATCCGTTGAGTTTAAGGAGGCTGTGCTGGGGATGGAGGTCACGCCAACTGTGCTACGAAAAGGGCGCATTCGCCTGAAATTGCACATCAGCCAAAACGTTCCCGGGCAGGTACTGCAGCAAGCCGATGGGGAAGTGCTGGCTATCGACAAACAAGAGATAGAAACGCAGGTTGAAGTAAAAAGTGGAGAAACGATCGCCCTGGGAGGGATTTTTTCCCACAAGAATAAATCCGCGTCAGACCGTGTGCCGTTGTTAGGTGATATCCCTTGGCTGGGTTATTTATTTCAGCATGATGGTAAAGAAGACGAACGGCGTGAGCTGGTGGTGTTTATCACGCCCAGACTGGTTCCGACAGAATAA
- the aroK gene encoding shikimate kinase AroK: MAEKRNIFLVGPMGAGKSTIGRQLAQQLNMEFYDSDQEIEKRTGADVGWVFDVEGEDGFRDREEKVINELTEKQGIVLATGGGSVKSRETRNRLSARGVVVYLETTIEKQLARTQRDKKRPLLQVESPPREVLEALADERNPLYEEIADVTIRTDDQSAKVVANQIIHMLESN; encoded by the coding sequence ATGGCAGAGAAACGCAATATCTTTCTGGTTGGGCCTATGGGTGCCGGAAAAAGCACTATTGGGCGCCAGTTAGCTCAACAACTCAATATGGAATTTTACGATTCTGATCAAGAGATTGAGAAACGAACCGGAGCTGATGTGGGCTGGGTCTTCGATGTAGAAGGTGAAGACGGCTTCCGTGATCGCGAAGAAAAAGTCATCAACGAGTTGACGGAAAAACAGGGTATTGTGCTGGCAACTGGCGGTGGCTCTGTAAAATCACGTGAAACACGTAACCGTCTTTCCGCGCGTGGCGTCGTGGTCTATCTTGAAACGACAATTGAAAAACAACTTGCGCGTACGCAACGCGACAAGAAGCGCCCGCTGCTGCAGGTAGAATCGCCGCCTCGTGAAGTTCTCGAAGCGTTGGCCGACGAACGTAATCCACTCTATGAAGAGATTGCTGACGTGACCATTCGCACTGATGATCAGAGCGCTAAAGTCGTGGCAAACCAGATTATTCATATGTTGGAAAGCAACTAA
- a CDS encoding DUF2531 family protein gives MKVKRWLLVCLSLLILTGMRDPFLPPEDRCHIPELSMWRYQGAVSRGERVIGLVQDGNHRWWRVEKHDVLNSNWVISEVLTQSLTIDTGKECEPSRWQWQRQGEVNEAMDSNRADGRYTGRAGGESAKRDTGG, from the coding sequence ATGAAGGTTAAGCGCTGGCTGTTAGTCTGTTTGAGCCTGCTGATCCTGACCGGTATGCGCGATCCCTTCCTGCCGCCCGAAGATCGTTGCCACATACCAGAGTTGTCGATGTGGCGTTATCAGGGCGCGGTGAGCCGGGGGGAGCGGGTGATTGGTCTCGTTCAGGATGGTAATCACCGATGGTGGCGGGTCGAAAAGCACGACGTCCTGAATAGCAACTGGGTTATCTCCGAGGTTTTGACGCAGAGCTTAACCATCGATACAGGAAAAGAGTGTGAGCCGTCACGCTGGCAGTGGCAACGACAAGGAGAAGTGAATGAAGCGATGGATAGCAATCGTGCTGATGGCCGTTATACCGGGCGCGCTGGCGGGGAAAGTGCAAAACGTGACACTGGTGGTTGA
- the mrcA gene encoding peptidoglycan glycosyltransferase/peptidoglycan DD-transpeptidase MrcA, protein MKFVKYLLILAVCCILLGAGSIYGLYRYIEPQLPDVATLKDVRLQIPMQVYSADGELIAQYGEKRRIPVTLNQMPPEMVKAFIATEDSRFYEHHGVDPVGIFRAASVALFSGHASQGASTITQQLARNFFLSPERTLMRKIKEVFLAIRIEQLLSKDEILELYLNKIYLGYRAYGVGAAAQVYFGKTVDQLSLSEMAVIAGLPKAPSTFNPLYSMDRATARRNVVLSRMLSENYITQAQYEQARNEAIDANYHAPEIAFSAPYLSEMVRQEMYNRYGEKAYEDGYRITTTITRKVQQAAQQAVRNNVLDYDMRHGYRGPSNVLWKVGESSWDTRKITDSLKALPTYGPLLPAVVTSASAQEATATLADGTSVALRMEGVRWARPYRSDTQQGPTPRKVTDVVQAGQQIWVRQVGDAWWLAQVPDVNSALVSINPQNGAVLALVGGFDFNQSKFNRATQALRQVGSNIKPFLYTAAMDKGLTLASMLNDVPISRWDAGAGSDWQPKNSPPQYAGPIRLRQGLGQSKNVVMVRAMRAMGVDYAAEYLQRFGFPAQNIVHTESLALGSASFTPMQVARGYAVMANGGFLVDPYFISKIESDLGGVIFEAKPKIACPECDIPVIYGDTQKSNVLENSNVEDVAVSQEKQNAAVPMPQLEQANQALVAQSGVQEYAPHVINTPLAFLIKSALNTNIFGEPGWMGTGWRAGRDLQRRDIGGKTGTTNSSKDAWFSGYGPGVVTSVWIGFDDHRRDLGHTTASGAIKDQISGYEGGAKSAQPAWDAYMKSVLEGVPEQPLTPPPGIVTVNIDRSTGQLANGGNSREEYFIEGTQPTQQAVHEVGTTIIDNGETHELF, encoded by the coding sequence GTGAAGTTCGTAAAGTATTTATTAATCCTTGCAGTATGTTGCATCCTGCTGGGAGCAGGCTCGATTTATGGCCTTTATCGCTATATTGAGCCGCAATTACCTGACGTCGCGACATTAAAAGATGTGCGTTTGCAGATCCCGATGCAGGTTTACAGCGCTGACGGCGAGCTGATTGCACAATATGGTGAAAAACGTCGAATTCCGGTCACGCTGAATCAGATGCCGCCGGAAATGGTTAAAGCCTTTATCGCGACAGAAGACAGCCGCTTTTATGAGCACCACGGCGTTGACCCGGTGGGGATTTTCCGTGCTGCCAGCGTCGCATTGTTCTCCGGTCATGCCTCGCAAGGGGCGAGTACTATCACCCAGCAGTTGGCGAGAAACTTCTTCCTCAGCCCGGAACGTACGCTGATGCGTAAGATCAAAGAAGTGTTCCTGGCGATCCGCATTGAACAGTTGCTGAGTAAAGATGAAATCCTCGAGCTTTATCTGAACAAGATCTATCTGGGATACCGCGCCTACGGCGTGGGCGCCGCAGCGCAGGTCTATTTTGGTAAGACCGTTGACCAGTTGAGCCTAAGCGAGATGGCCGTGATTGCCGGTCTGCCCAAAGCGCCGTCCACATTCAACCCGCTCTATTCAATGGATCGGGCGACCGCACGCCGTAACGTCGTGCTGTCACGTATGTTGAGCGAGAACTACATTACGCAGGCCCAGTACGAACAGGCGCGCAACGAAGCCATTGATGCGAACTACCACGCCCCGGAAATCGCCTTCTCCGCACCGTATTTGTCTGAGATGGTGCGTCAGGAGATGTATAACCGTTATGGTGAAAAAGCCTATGAAGACGGGTATCGCATCACGACCACCATCACACGCAAAGTACAGCAGGCTGCACAGCAGGCGGTGCGCAACAACGTACTGGATTACGACATGCGCCACGGCTATCGCGGCCCGTCAAATGTGCTGTGGAAAGTGGGCGAAAGCAGCTGGGACACCAGGAAAATCACTGATTCGCTGAAAGCGCTGCCAACCTACGGACCGCTGCTGCCGGCCGTGGTCACCAGCGCCAGTGCGCAGGAAGCCACCGCTACGCTGGCAGACGGCACTTCCGTGGCGCTGCGTATGGAAGGTGTGCGTTGGGCGCGTCCATACCGTTCTGATACACAGCAAGGCCCGACGCCACGTAAAGTGACTGATGTCGTACAGGCTGGTCAGCAAATCTGGGTACGCCAGGTTGGTGACGCCTGGTGGCTGGCGCAAGTACCGGACGTTAACTCCGCCCTGGTCTCCATCAACCCGCAAAACGGCGCGGTGCTGGCACTGGTCGGTGGTTTTGATTTCAACCAAAGTAAGTTTAACCGTGCTACCCAGGCGCTACGTCAGGTCGGGTCGAACATCAAACCCTTCCTCTATACCGCCGCGATGGATAAAGGTCTGACGCTGGCCAGTATGTTGAATGACGTGCCGATTTCCCGTTGGGATGCAGGTGCCGGTTCTGACTGGCAGCCGAAAAACTCACCACCGCAATATGCCGGACCTATCCGATTACGTCAGGGGCTGGGCCAGTCGAAGAACGTGGTGATGGTGCGTGCGATGCGCGCGATGGGTGTGGATTACGCAGCAGAATATCTGCAACGTTTCGGCTTCCCGGCGCAAAACATTGTTCACACTGAATCACTTGCACTGGGTTCCGCATCGTTTACGCCAATGCAGGTAGCGCGTGGTTATGCGGTGATGGCTAACGGTGGCTTCCTGGTCGATCCGTATTTCATCAGTAAGATCGAAAGCGATCTGGGTGGCGTGATCTTCGAGGCGAAGCCGAAAATTGCCTGCCCGGAGTGTGACATTCCGGTGATTTATGGCGATACCCAGAAATCCAACGTGCTGGAAAACAGTAACGTTGAAGACGTCGCGGTTTCTCAGGAGAAGCAAAACGCCGCCGTCCCAATGCCACAGCTGGAACAGGCTAACCAGGCGCTGGTCGCACAGAGTGGCGTACAGGAATACGCTCCACACGTGATCAACACGCCGCTGGCCTTCCTGATCAAAAGCGCGTTAAACACCAACATCTTTGGTGAACCGGGCTGGATGGGAACCGGCTGGCGTGCAGGCCGTGATTTACAACGCCGGGATATCGGCGGCAAAACCGGGACTACCAACAGCTCGAAAGATGCCTGGTTCTCCGGTTATGGCCCAGGGGTCGTGACCTCGGTATGGATCGGGTTTGATGACCATCGCCGTGATCTCGGCCATACGACGGCTTCCGGCGCGATCAAAGACCAAATTTCCGGTTACGAAGGCGGCGCAAAGAGTGCGCAACCTGCATGGGATGCCTACATGAAATCCGTGCTGGAAGGTGTGCCTGAACAGCCGTTAACGCCTCCGCCCGGCATCGTGACGGTCAATATCGACCGCAGCACCGGCCAACTGGCGAACGGTGGCAACAGCCGCGAAGAGTATTTCATTGAGGGGACTCAGCCTACGCAGCAGGCGGTACATGAAGTGGGAACCACCATTATCGATAACGGTGAAACACACGAATTGTTCTGA
- the damX gene encoding cell division protein DamX, with the protein MDEFKPEDELKPDPSDRRTGRSRQSSERDNDPQINFDDIDLDADDRRPANARKERDEEQDIEEDYESDDDAVDEERVERRPRKRKKAVSKPASRQYIMMGVGVLVLLLLIVGIGSALKAPSSSSSSSSDQTASGEKSIDLSGNNATDQASTTQPATGAEQTAGNTQQDVSLPPISSTPTQGQTPAATEGQQRVEVQGDLNNALTQPQGQEQVNNVVVNSTLPTEPATVAPVRNGSAARQTATTEPAERHTASRPERKQAVIEPKSKPQTTVKATPTEPKPVAQAKRTEPTAPAASTTTTKAPVVTATPKATTEPKATASTTPAQTQTATPAPTTSTPVAGGAKSAGNVGALKSAPSSHYTLQLSSSSNYDNLNGWAKKENLKNYVVYQTTRNGQPWYVLVTGVYASKEDAKRAVSTLPADIQAKNPWAKPLHQVQADLK; encoded by the coding sequence ATGGATGAATTCAAACCAGAAGACGAGCTGAAACCCGATCCCAGCGATCGTCGTACTGGTCGTTCTCGTCAATCGTCTGAACGCGATAATGATCCGCAAATCAATTTTGATGATATTGATTTGGATGCTGATGATCGTCGTCCGGCAAACGCACGTAAAGAGCGTGACGAAGAGCAGGACATTGAAGAAGACTATGAATCTGATGACGATGCCGTGGATGAAGAGCGTGTAGAGCGCCGTCCGCGTAAGCGCAAAAAAGCCGTCAGTAAACCTGCCTCTCGTCAGTACATTATGATGGGCGTGGGGGTTCTGGTGTTGCTGCTGTTGATCGTCGGTATCGGTTCAGCGCTGAAGGCCCCCTCATCTTCCTCTTCCAGCTCCAGTGATCAGACTGCGTCTGGTGAGAAGAGTATCGATCTTTCTGGCAACAACGCGACCGATCAGGCGAGCACAACTCAGCCTGCGACGGGCGCTGAGCAGACTGCGGGCAATACGCAGCAGGATGTTTCTCTGCCACCGATTTCCTCCACGCCGACGCAAGGCCAGACTCCGGCAGCAACGGAAGGGCAGCAGCGTGTTGAAGTTCAGGGCGATCTGAACAATGCGCTGACGCAGCCGCAAGGTCAGGAACAGGTCAACAATGTCGTGGTGAACTCTACGCTGCCGACCGAGCCTGCGACCGTGGCACCTGTTCGCAATGGTAGCGCGGCGCGTCAGACTGCGACGACGGAACCTGCAGAACGTCACACGGCTTCTCGTCCGGAACGCAAACAGGCCGTTATTGAGCCGAAGAGCAAACCGCAGACGACCGTGAAAGCGACGCCGACAGAGCCGAAACCAGTCGCTCAGGCAAAACGTACTGAACCGACAGCACCTGCTGCATCGACGACAACGACGAAAGCACCTGTGGTTACCGCGACGCCAAAAGCCACCACTGAGCCGAAAGCAACCGCAAGTACGACGCCTGCTCAGACTCAGACTGCAACTCCAGCGCCGACTACGTCAACACCGGTCGCTGGCGGAGCGAAAAGCGCAGGGAATGTGGGTGCGTTAAAATCAGCGCCATCCAGTCATTACACGCTGCAGCTCAGCAGTTCTTCTAACTACGACAACCTGAATGGTTGGGCGAAGAAAGAAAACCTGAAAAACTATGTGGTGTACCAGACGACGCGTAACGGTCAGCCGTGGTATGTTCTGGTGACGGGTGTGTATGCGTCTAAAGAAGATGCGAAACGCGCGGTGTCTACCTTGCCAGCGGATATCCAGGCTAAAAACCCGTGGGCAAAACCGCTGCATCAGGTTCAGGCAGATTTGAAGTAA